A genomic window from Anthocerotibacter panamensis C109 includes:
- a CDS encoding non-ribosomal peptide synthetase, translating to MDLKQLVDLTPEQQELLALWLAQQNDESPVSRIHPVPRDGALPLSFAQQRLWFLHQLLPESALYNIPAAIRLFGVLEVAAMEQSLQAVVHRHEVLRTSFPTVAGQPLQVIAKSLDLPLPVTDLQALPPQEREAQARRLLNQEAEMPFDLAQGPLLRVKLLRLGVTDHILLVTVHHIVSDHWSSGVLIHEVATLYRAFSQGRPSPLPELTLQYADFAHWQQHWLTGEVLAEQVGYWQKQLAGAPALLALPTDYPRPPVQRYRGAVYSFTLPAPLVTQLKTLSQREGVTLFMTLLAVFKVLLYRYTSQEDILVGTPIANRNRAEIEPLIGFFVNTLVLRTDLSGEPTFREMLQRVRGVTLDAYDHQDLPFEKLVEHLQPERAMSYAPLFQVLFVLQNTPMPAEALPGLTFSPVLPEQNSAKFDLTLTLLETAQGLTGAFEYNTDLLVRETVMRMAEHFITLAQDAVDRPTQSITRLHLLTPTERDRLLRNGRGMSMEFPDQCCIHQLFEAQVERTPDAVALVFAGKSLRYRELNQRANQVAHALQSRGVGPEVLVGLCLERSAALVVGLLAILKAGGAYVPLDPNYPTQRLSLMLEDIALLLTEQSLLERLPQTPAPVFFLDQAAIALLPTNNPTSPVTAEHLAYVIYTSGSTGRPKGVQIQHRSVVHFLTVVGIEPGLTPEDVLLAVTSLSFDIAALELLLPLTTGAQVVLAPAAADPVWLQQAMHDVTVMQATPATWRMLVQAGWMGHPRLKILCGGEALTADLAEQLLARGSALWNLYGPTETTIWSSIQRVTPGTVTLGHPLPNTQVYVLDPQLQPVPVGIAGEVYIGGFGLARGYLKRPDLTAERFIPDPFTPKARLYKTGDRARYRADSSLEYLGRLDFQVKIRGFRIELGEVEAVLAQHPHLTASVVVATEDHLVAYFVATVALPASELRTFLKTQLPDYMIPSIFVPLEALPLTPNGKVDRKALPAPELGRIDASFVAPQTPVEQILAEIWAEILKRPEVGLQDDFFALGGHSLLATQVVSRVREVLGVTLLLHQFFEAPTLAQLSTLLLQLPQRKRIEKRAQLLIALADLPETQVTSLLQRNRSEESKPQ from the coding sequence ATGGACCTCAAACAGCTTGTCGATTTGACCCCGGAACAACAAGAACTCCTGGCGCTCTGGCTAGCTCAACAGAATGATGAGTCCCCCGTCTCCCGCATTCATCCGGTGCCCCGCGATGGAGCATTGCCACTTTCCTTCGCCCAACAGCGGTTGTGGTTCCTCCACCAACTTTTGCCCGAGAGCGCCCTCTACAACATTCCCGCCGCTATACGCCTGTTCGGAGTCCTTGAGGTCGCGGCAATGGAGCAAAGCCTGCAAGCAGTAGTCCACCGCCACGAAGTTCTGCGCACAAGCTTTCCGACCGTGGCGGGCCAACCGCTCCAGGTCATCGCCAAATCCTTGGACCTGCCTTTACCTGTCACCGACCTCCAGGCACTCCCTCCTCAAGAGCGCGAAGCTCAAGCCCGCAGACTGCTCAACCAAGAAGCCGAAATGCCCTTTGATCTAGCCCAGGGGCCGCTCTTGCGGGTCAAACTCCTGCGCCTCGGCGTCACGGACCATATCCTGCTGGTCACCGTCCACCATATTGTCAGCGACCATTGGTCCAGCGGGGTGCTCATCCACGAAGTCGCCACCCTCTACCGAGCCTTTAGTCAAGGCCGACCCTCACCGCTGCCTGAACTCACCCTCCAATACGCAGACTTTGCCCACTGGCAGCAGCACTGGCTGACCGGCGAAGTCCTGGCGGAGCAAGTCGGTTACTGGCAAAAACAGTTGGCTGGAGCCCCGGCGCTCCTTGCCCTGCCCACCGACTACCCCCGCCCACCCGTACAACGCTACCGGGGAGCCGTCTATTCTTTTACCCTCCCCGCGCCTTTAGTCACCCAGCTCAAAACCCTCAGTCAGCGTGAAGGGGTGACCCTGTTCATGACGCTGTTGGCGGTCTTTAAAGTGTTGCTCTACCGCTACACCAGCCAGGAAGACATCCTGGTGGGGACTCCCATCGCCAACCGCAACCGCGCCGAGATCGAGCCGTTGATTGGCTTTTTCGTCAATACTTTAGTCCTCAGGACGGACCTGAGTGGCGAACCGACCTTCCGGGAGATGCTCCAGCGGGTGCGGGGTGTGACCCTCGACGCCTACGACCATCAAGACCTGCCCTTCGAAAAACTGGTCGAGCATCTGCAACCAGAACGGGCGATGAGCTATGCGCCGCTCTTTCAAGTCCTGTTTGTCCTGCAAAATACCCCGATGCCCGCCGAAGCCTTGCCTGGGCTGACCTTTAGCCCGGTGCTCCCCGAGCAGAACAGCGCCAAGTTCGACCTGACGCTCACCTTGCTAGAGACTGCTCAGGGGCTGACTGGAGCATTCGAGTACAACACCGATCTGCTGGTCCGCGAAACCGTGATGCGGATGGCCGAGCACTTCATCACCCTGGCGCAGGATGCGGTAGACCGTCCCACCCAATCCATCACCCGCCTCCATCTGCTGACCCCTACAGAACGCGACCGCCTGCTGCGCAACGGTCGTGGGATGTCCATGGAATTTCCTGACCAGTGCTGCATCCACCAGCTTTTTGAAGCTCAGGTGGAACGCACGCCTGACGCGGTCGCCCTCGTTTTTGCGGGAAAATCGTTGCGCTATCGCGAACTCAACCAGCGAGCCAATCAGGTGGCCCACGCCCTCCAAAGCCGGGGCGTCGGACCCGAAGTGCTGGTGGGTCTTTGCCTGGAGCGCTCCGCAGCATTGGTGGTGGGACTCCTTGCCATCCTCAAGGCGGGGGGAGCCTATGTCCCGCTCGACCCCAACTACCCGACACAGCGGTTGAGCCTCATGCTGGAGGACATCGCCCTATTGCTCACAGAGCAGTCTTTGCTAGAGCGGCTACCTCAGACTCCGGCACCTGTGTTCTTTCTGGATCAGGCAGCCATCGCCCTACTGCCGACCAATAACCCCACGAGCCCTGTCACCGCTGAGCACCTCGCCTATGTCATCTATACCAGTGGCTCCACCGGCAGACCCAAGGGCGTGCAGATCCAACACCGCAGCGTAGTCCATTTCCTTACGGTCGTGGGCATAGAGCCGGGGCTCACCCCAGAAGATGTCCTGCTTGCGGTCACCTCTTTGTCCTTTGATATTGCTGCTTTGGAGTTGCTCTTGCCGCTGACTACCGGGGCGCAGGTCGTGCTCGCCCCGGCTGCTGCCGACCCGGTCTGGTTACAGCAAGCGATGCATGATGTGACCGTGATGCAGGCGACCCCAGCCACTTGGCGGATGCTTGTGCAAGCGGGGTGGATGGGCCATCCGAGACTCAAGATCCTCTGCGGTGGGGAAGCCTTAACTGCGGACCTAGCCGAGCAACTGTTGGCCCGCGGAAGTGCTCTGTGGAACCTGTATGGGCCGACCGAGACGACCATCTGGTCGAGTATACAGCGGGTCACTCCAGGGACAGTCACCCTGGGCCACCCTTTACCCAATACGCAGGTCTATGTCCTCGACCCTCAGCTACAACCGGTCCCGGTGGGTATCGCAGGCGAGGTGTATATCGGCGGTTTCGGTCTGGCTCGCGGCTACCTCAAGCGCCCGGACCTCACGGCGGAACGGTTTATTCCCGACCCATTTACCCCCAAGGCACGGCTTTACAAAACCGGCGACCGGGCACGCTACCGGGCAGACAGTAGCCTGGAATATTTGGGACGGCTGGATTTCCAGGTCAAGATCCGGGGTTTTCGCATCGAATTGGGGGAAGTCGAAGCGGTGCTCGCCCAACATCCCCACCTCACCGCTAGTGTCGTGGTGGCTACAGAGGACCACTTGGTGGCCTACTTCGTAGCGACAGTAGCGCTACCGGCAAGCGAACTGCGCACGTTTCTCAAGACCCAGCTACCGGATTATATGATTCCCTCTATCTTTGTACCCCTGGAGGCCCTGCCCCTGACCCCCAACGGCAAAGTGGACCGCAAAGCCCTACCTGCGCCGGAGTTGGGCCGTATAGATGCCAGTTTTGTTGCCCCGCAAACACCCGTCGAGCAAATCTTAGCCGAGATTTGGGCGGAGATCCTCAAGCGTCCCGAAGTTGGTCTACAGGACGATTTCTTTGCGCTGGGCGGGCACTCTCTACTCGCCACCCAGGTGGTCTCACGCGTGCGCGAAGTCCTGGGGGTCACCCTGCTACTGCACCAGTTTTTTGAAGCCCCGACCCTGGCTCAATTGAGTACTCTGCTCCTCCAACTCCCGCAGCGCAAGCGGATTGAAAAGCGGGCGCAACTGCTCATAGCCCTAGCTGACCTGCCCGAAACCCAGGTCACAAGCCTGCTTCAGCGCAACCGATCAGAAGAGAGTAAACCGCAATGA
- a CDS encoding alpha/beta fold hydrolase, translating to MNILLTMNLPYFGDPGFNNGATKANRYLLERLAQRGHHVRVVVPTLQAAQSRLSEAEYLSGLACQGLEVTVHRGVYTYTLHGVQVHAVGESLQLRPHLTEQTAQFNPDWLLVSSEDWAQGLLELALKLCPRRVIYLCLSPTYLPFGPQAFSANPFTTKLLHQVAQIISGSKFISDYIREWGQLDSTMFYWPSYEAGPFPYFGCFDRGFVTMINPCDVKGISLFLDLAQHFPETQFAVVPTWGTTPENRAALEQLPNVHFLEAVEHIDEIFAQTRLLLMPTLFPEGVGLTTVEAMLRGIPVLASNVGALPEMKLGTDFLLPVKPIEHFTETLDTTLIPKPIVPEQDPAPWRAALGQLLEDRTLYEAQSQIARTRALEFVGGLKVQPFEDLLQRLCAQTTPVQSAPTVLENLEDLTPEQQELLLLWLEQQDEAAPPAPTVAPRHFPLEQTLIALWAELTGETRDATAPLSADEPLLARLLALVQTRLGQIVPRADLPGALTLEQIGRVIQHQNTWLGKMLTYRQGQNQTRAWPLLAQIRPTGSRPPLFFVTPLGGTFGSSVVVGVLDLAYYLDPQIPLYGLQAPALAAQGIPPAQGLEGAVRAVLTQIREIQPHGPYYIAGFCSGGLLATEAAYALRQQGEPVASLVLVDPVLERAVAPAQEQARQDWEAAALAWFVARDLMATGWDVPDLYQTLSLLPPQERWEVVLTRLKSQNLVPADTTVAEMQLLFEQKQANDAVITRLMGGYQPRIYHGPVSVLVTEQMSRGAGQAVLEEFRHYMRGPLKIQFIPGDHGTLFLPPHVQELTAHLSHCLAYPPT from the coding sequence ATGAACATCCTGTTGACGATGAACCTGCCCTACTTCGGAGACCCCGGCTTCAACAACGGGGCGACCAAAGCCAACCGCTATCTGCTCGAACGACTGGCCCAACGCGGTCACCACGTCCGGGTCGTCGTCCCCACGCTCCAGGCTGCCCAAAGCCGCCTGAGCGAAGCGGAATACTTGAGCGGGCTAGCGTGCCAAGGGTTGGAGGTCACCGTGCACCGCGGGGTTTACACCTATACCCTCCACGGAGTCCAGGTCCACGCCGTCGGGGAATCGCTCCAGTTGCGTCCCCATCTGACCGAGCAGACCGCTCAGTTCAACCCGGATTGGCTCTTGGTCTCCTCCGAAGACTGGGCGCAGGGACTGTTGGAGCTAGCCCTCAAGCTCTGTCCCAGACGGGTCATTTACTTGTGCCTCAGCCCGACCTACCTGCCCTTCGGGCCCCAGGCATTCTCTGCCAATCCATTTACGACCAAGCTTTTGCACCAAGTGGCCCAAATTATCAGCGGTAGCAAGTTTATCAGCGACTACATCCGCGAATGGGGCCAACTCGATTCGACCATGTTTTATTGGCCGTCCTATGAAGCGGGGCCGTTCCCGTATTTTGGGTGCTTTGACCGTGGCTTTGTCACGATGATCAATCCCTGTGATGTCAAGGGGATCAGCCTCTTTCTCGACCTCGCCCAGCACTTCCCCGAAACCCAGTTCGCTGTCGTGCCGACTTGGGGGACGACCCCAGAAAACCGGGCCGCTTTGGAGCAGCTACCCAATGTCCACTTCCTCGAGGCGGTCGAGCATATCGACGAAATCTTTGCTCAGACCCGCCTCCTGCTGATGCCCACGCTGTTCCCGGAAGGGGTCGGACTTACGACTGTCGAGGCCATGCTCCGGGGTATCCCTGTTCTGGCAAGCAATGTCGGAGCCTTGCCCGAGATGAAACTGGGCACGGATTTTCTGCTACCGGTCAAGCCCATCGAGCACTTCACCGAGACGCTCGATACCACGCTGATTCCCAAGCCCATCGTCCCCGAGCAAGACCCCGCGCCCTGGCGAGCCGCCTTGGGCCAATTGCTAGAAGACCGCACCCTCTACGAAGCCCAGTCCCAGATTGCCCGCACCCGCGCCCTGGAATTCGTGGGTGGACTCAAGGTCCAGCCTTTTGAAGATCTGTTGCAGCGCCTCTGTGCCCAGACTACCCCAGTCCAGAGCGCCCCCACCGTACTCGAAAACCTAGAAGACTTGACCCCAGAGCAACAGGAGCTACTCCTGCTCTGGCTCGAGCAGCAGGATGAAGCCGCCCCCCCGGCACCCACGGTCGCCCCGCGCCACTTCCCCCTAGAGCAGACGTTGATAGCACTCTGGGCCGAACTGACCGGCGAAACCCGCGACGCGACCGCCCCCCTCAGCGCGGATGAACCCCTACTGGCCCGCCTGCTGGCCCTAGTCCAGACACGTTTGGGCCAAATCGTCCCGCGCGCCGATCTCCCTGGAGCGTTGACCCTAGAGCAGATAGGCCGGGTCATCCAACACCAGAACACCTGGCTGGGGAAAATGCTCACCTACCGCCAAGGCCAAAACCAGACCCGCGCATGGCCGCTACTGGCGCAAATTCGGCCTACCGGCAGCCGTCCGCCCCTCTTTTTTGTGACACCCCTGGGCGGCACCTTCGGGTCGTCGGTGGTCGTCGGTGTTTTGGACCTAGCCTACTATCTGGACCCCCAGATACCCCTCTATGGCCTGCAAGCTCCCGCCCTAGCCGCCCAAGGCATCCCTCCTGCTCAGGGACTCGAAGGGGCTGTCCGTGCTGTGCTCACCCAGATCCGGGAGATTCAGCCCCACGGCCCTTACTATATTGCGGGCTTTTGCTCGGGGGGGCTCCTCGCTACTGAGGCCGCCTATGCCCTGCGCCAGCAAGGTGAGCCCGTGGCCTCGCTCGTCCTCGTAGACCCTGTTTTGGAGCGAGCCGTAGCCCCCGCCCAAGAGCAGGCCCGCCAAGACTGGGAAGCTGCTGCCCTGGCTTGGTTTGTAGCCCGCGACCTGATGGCGACCGGATGGGATGTCCCTGACCTCTACCAGACCCTGAGCCTCCTCCCCCCCCAAGAGCGCTGGGAAGTAGTCCTTACCCGCCTCAAATCCCAGAACCTCGTCCCTGCCGATACCACTGTGGCGGAAATGCAGTTGCTGTTCGAGCAAAAGCAGGCCAACGACGCGGTCATCACCCGCCTGATGGGAGGCTATCAGCCCCGTATATACCATGGCCCGGTGTCGGTCCTGGTCACCGAGCAGATGAGCCGGGGTGCAGGTCAAGCCGTGCTGGAAGAATTCCGTCATTATATGCGTGGTCCGCTCAAGATCCAGTTCATCCCCGGCGACCATGGAACCCTCTTTTTACCGCCCCATGTCCAGGAATTGACCGCTCACCTCAGCCATTGCCTCGCCTATCCTCCCACCTGA
- a CDS encoding SDR family NAD(P)-dependent oxidoreductase, which yields MRLDDALLTEIRQILAEETGQALETITAAQVQEYVDLFLEEAPPSVLGLFEAQVERTPEQVALVSEEETWTYAQLNARANQIAHALIAQAIPTGAVVGLCYESTPQGLAALLGTLKAGGALLLVDPADPETDVLLTRAQAVLLLTERPRPSAPVAQRLLDSFTLDAAATTNPELLPGPTAWAQVLPAGPPLTHGVLTESLGGLQAALVLCSQDVVLPRSSGALYEILWPLTVAARLVLARPSGPEPLAQLIIRHAISVLHLIPSDLSRLIGPLAEIKPDSLKWVLCSGEPLAQGLVDRFFEQVGGALYFLWGPGASAVTLYTCQPQEARAWVPAGKPLASAVYILDSYQQMVPEGVTGTIYLEGTADSLPSIEHAAVSTQEQGRLLRGGILELAPALDRTCWIRGLRIHLEAVETLLSQEVGVIDCAVLARTTDDFRQELVAYVVSEGTTLQANKRLPAVLVPDRLVTLASLPLLSSGQVDELALSQLPVLDATLIERWEERLRALSEVQEVAVLLQPHPALSPPLHLADLLLPAPTVTVPRPPAPAPSTQPALSSGGVLAPDSPQTLPGLLYEAARTAPDHGITYLQADGSEQTQTYPQLLEAAQRILQGLQNLALQPQNPVLLQLTAHCDLISAFWGCLLGGFIPLILPLPPTFEQPNSALDKLVHTWRFLDEPVILTAASQCKALAEALPGSRLSAIEDLHRSEPSLQIHQPQPEAVAFFSLSSGSTGVPKCIMLTHQNLISRTRGTNLLCGHSPEDIILNWLPFDHIGSISDWHLRCVALGCRMVYVPKERVLGEPLYWLELLDRYRISHSWAPNFAYALINQALKQPGTHAWDLTCVTALLSSGEAVSPTVVTEFLANLAPWGLKPTVIQPAFGMAELGSGITYFQATPEQPVLCHTLDKASLGGSLSRLAAGEPNAITFVDLGTPIPGVTIRIVDPDNQPLTEDTVGRLQVRGEAVFVGYYRNPEATGAALLADGWFDTGDLGFLAQGHLVVVGRQKESIILNGANYYSHDIEQVVEAVAGVEVSFTAACAVRDAGQVSDRLAIFLVPKAQADLAQLLLAVRQQVAERVGISVDYLLPVAKIDIPKTAIGKIQRAQLKQRFEAGEFAQGLKRVDLLLGNERTVGDWFYQKVWRVRSAARLSLSKQPTLVFVDALGLGDIVCEQLPEWVRVEAAEAFERRDAHHYRIHPADPEHYHRLLSALKADGLTIQQVLHLWTYQEPQPPTSAQALEAVQDRGVYSLLALVQALAQAGEAVSIRVASCQIQGILPGEAVGWEHSALLGLLKTVHQELPQLSCHHVDLPVDTPAANAVRILSELDTSEREIAYRSGQRWVPRLQKVDMVHAVRQPVPFQTGGVYLLSGGLGGVGLEVAKYLLQTYQARLLILGRSAQPGERLKTLQGLGGEVRYEKADLCDLQAVQGAVARARAQWGECHGVLHLAGVYQENMLLTETRAGLQAVLQPKLVGSWVLHQVFKDQPDALFISFSSVSGFFGAATLTAYAAANGAQEAFTAYRQALGYHQSYCLSWTIWDELGMSQGNPHKELVQARGFQVLPPRQAVHSLLAALRTGQTSLWIGLDDSKPGIRRYLESRDHALHKLVAYFTARTPLTVAALQTLSVSDLFGQPSSCAGVQLAQMPKTEAGVIDREQLQRLGQSHRVITPERVAPRTDLERQLARLWQDVLGVAQVSVWDNFFTLGGSSLMLTQLVSRIRDAFQVDLPLQVLFNSPTLAGMAKLLLARQLERQDQSKVTQMLKDLKNLSPEQIKALLKAKAQR from the coding sequence ATGCGCCTAGACGACGCCCTACTGACTGAGATTCGCCAGATCCTAGCAGAAGAGACCGGCCAAGCCCTAGAGACGATTACCGCGGCTCAGGTGCAGGAATATGTAGACCTTTTTTTAGAAGAAGCGCCGCCTTCCGTTTTGGGGCTGTTTGAAGCACAGGTTGAGCGGACTCCAGAGCAGGTAGCTCTTGTCTCAGAGGAGGAAACCTGGACCTACGCCCAACTCAATGCCCGCGCCAACCAAATAGCCCACGCCCTGATTGCGCAAGCAATCCCAACCGGAGCGGTGGTCGGGCTGTGTTATGAATCCACCCCCCAAGGGCTCGCAGCCCTCTTGGGTACGCTGAAAGCCGGGGGGGCGCTGCTCCTTGTGGACCCCGCTGACCCCGAGACCGACGTACTCCTGACCCGTGCTCAGGCAGTTTTGCTACTCACCGAGCGACCCCGCCCGAGTGCTCCGGTTGCGCAAAGACTGCTTGACTCCTTCACCCTTGATGCTGCTGCGACCACCAATCCCGAGCTTCTCCCCGGACCCACAGCTTGGGCGCAAGTACTCCCGGCAGGGCCCCCCCTCACGCATGGGGTGCTCACCGAAAGTCTGGGCGGGCTGCAAGCAGCGTTGGTCCTCTGCTCGCAAGATGTCGTGCTCCCACGCTCGTCAGGTGCGCTCTACGAAATACTGTGGCCGCTCACGGTCGCAGCCCGTCTTGTCCTTGCCCGACCCAGTGGACCCGAGCCTTTAGCCCAACTCATCATCCGTCATGCCATCAGTGTGCTACATCTGATTCCTTCAGACCTATCCCGGCTGATTGGACCGCTCGCCGAGATCAAGCCCGACAGCCTCAAATGGGTGCTCTGTAGCGGGGAGCCCTTAGCGCAGGGGTTGGTAGACCGATTTTTTGAACAGGTGGGCGGGGCGCTGTACTTTCTCTGGGGACCGGGTGCCAGTGCCGTCACACTCTATACCTGCCAGCCGCAAGAGGCGCGGGCGTGGGTCCCAGCCGGAAAACCGTTGGCTAGCGCCGTCTATATCCTGGACTCCTACCAACAAATGGTCCCCGAAGGAGTGACTGGTACCATTTACCTCGAAGGGACAGCCGACAGCCTCCCCTCCATCGAACACGCGGCGGTCTCTACGCAAGAGCAAGGTCGTCTACTCCGGGGCGGCATCCTGGAATTGGCTCCAGCGCTGGACCGCACCTGCTGGATACGCGGATTGCGGATACATCTGGAGGCTGTAGAAACGCTCTTATCCCAGGAAGTCGGGGTTATAGATTGTGCGGTTCTCGCCCGCACCACCGACGATTTCCGCCAGGAATTGGTAGCCTATGTGGTGAGCGAGGGGACCACCCTCCAGGCGAATAAACGACTCCCAGCAGTCTTAGTTCCAGACCGGTTGGTGACTTTGGCTTCTCTGCCGCTTCTATCCTCCGGTCAGGTGGACGAATTAGCCCTAAGCCAGCTCCCCGTACTCGACGCGACCCTAATCGAACGCTGGGAAGAGCGCCTGCGTGCCCTCAGTGAAGTCCAAGAAGTCGCTGTCTTACTCCAGCCGCACCCCGCCTTGAGCCCCCCCTTGCATCTAGCGGACCTGCTCCTGCCAGCACCTACGGTAACAGTCCCCCGCCCCCCCGCTCCAGCCCCCTCGACCCAGCCCGCCCTCAGTTCCGGCGGGGTGCTGGCCCCGGACAGCCCTCAGACCCTCCCCGGACTGCTCTATGAAGCAGCTCGCACTGCGCCCGACCATGGAATCACCTATCTACAGGCGGACGGCAGCGAGCAGACGCAGACCTATCCCCAACTGCTCGAAGCCGCCCAACGCATCCTCCAAGGCTTACAAAACCTCGCACTCCAGCCCCAAAATCCGGTCCTCCTCCAACTCACAGCGCACTGCGACCTCATCTCTGCTTTCTGGGGGTGTCTGTTGGGGGGGTTTATTCCGCTGATCCTCCCGTTACCCCCGACTTTCGAGCAGCCCAACAGCGCCTTGGACAAGCTGGTCCACACATGGCGCTTCCTGGATGAGCCAGTGATCCTCACCGCCGCGTCCCAGTGCAAAGCTCTGGCTGAAGCGCTACCCGGTAGCCGACTGAGTGCCATCGAAGACCTACACCGCTCTGAGCCCAGCCTCCAAATCCATCAGCCTCAGCCTGAGGCAGTGGCCTTCTTCAGTCTGAGTTCGGGCAGTACCGGGGTGCCCAAGTGCATCATGCTCACCCACCAAAACCTCATCAGCCGCACCCGAGGCACCAATCTTTTGTGCGGACATAGCCCAGAGGACATCATCCTCAACTGGCTACCCTTCGACCATATCGGCAGCATTTCTGACTGGCACCTGCGCTGTGTGGCTTTGGGGTGCCGCATGGTCTATGTCCCCAAAGAACGAGTCTTAGGCGAACCGCTCTACTGGCTGGAGTTATTGGACCGCTACCGCATCAGCCACAGTTGGGCACCCAATTTCGCCTACGCCTTGATCAATCAAGCACTCAAGCAGCCCGGTACACACGCCTGGGACCTCACTTGCGTCACAGCGCTCCTCAGTTCGGGGGAGGCGGTTTCACCCACGGTAGTGACGGAATTTCTTGCGAACTTAGCCCCTTGGGGCCTCAAGCCGACTGTGATCCAACCCGCCTTCGGGATGGCTGAATTGGGCTCAGGCATCACCTACTTCCAAGCCACTCCAGAACAGCCCGTCCTCTGTCACACGCTGGATAAGGCTTCGCTAGGGGGGTCTTTGTCTCGCCTTGCAGCGGGAGAACCCAACGCCATTACCTTTGTGGACCTCGGGACACCCATTCCCGGCGTCACGATCCGCATTGTGGACCCGGACAACCAACCCTTGACCGAGGACACGGTTGGGCGGTTGCAGGTCCGGGGCGAAGCGGTCTTCGTGGGCTACTACCGCAATCCTGAGGCGACTGGAGCGGCACTGTTGGCGGATGGTTGGTTCGATACCGGGGACTTGGGCTTTCTGGCGCAGGGGCATCTGGTGGTCGTGGGTCGCCAAAAAGAGAGCATCATCCTCAACGGAGCCAACTACTACAGCCACGATATCGAGCAGGTGGTGGAGGCTGTCGCGGGGGTGGAAGTTTCTTTTACGGCAGCCTGTGCAGTGCGTGACGCGGGTCAGGTCAGCGATAGACTGGCGATTTTCCTGGTCCCCAAGGCGCAGGCGGACCTTGCCCAGCTCCTCCTTGCAGTCCGGCAACAGGTGGCAGAGCGGGTGGGCATCTCGGTAGACTACCTCTTACCCGTAGCCAAAATCGACATCCCCAAGACCGCCATCGGCAAGATCCAACGGGCACAACTCAAACAGCGCTTTGAAGCTGGGGAATTTGCCCAAGGGCTCAAGCGGGTAGACCTCTTGCTGGGCAATGAGCGGACGGTAGGCGACTGGTTTTATCAAAAAGTCTGGCGGGTCCGCTCTGCCGCGCGCTTGTCCCTGTCCAAGCAACCCACGCTCGTCTTTGTGGATGCTCTGGGACTGGGGGATATTGTCTGTGAACAGCTTCCAGAATGGGTGCGCGTGGAGGCGGCTGAAGCCTTTGAGCGCCGGGACGCCCACCATTACCGCATCCATCCCGCCGACCCCGAACACTATCACCGTCTGCTGAGTGCACTCAAAGCCGATGGATTAACGATCCAGCAGGTGCTTCACCTGTGGACCTACCAAGAGCCTCAGCCTCCAACGAGTGCGCAAGCCCTCGAAGCCGTTCAGGACCGGGGCGTCTATAGTCTGTTGGCATTGGTGCAAGCTTTGGCTCAAGCGGGGGAAGCGGTATCGATCCGGGTCGCCTCCTGCCAGATTCAGGGGATCTTGCCGGGGGAGGCTGTGGGCTGGGAGCACAGTGCGCTTTTGGGACTCCTCAAGACCGTCCATCAGGAGCTCCCCCAATTATCCTGTCACCATGTGGACCTGCCTGTAGATACGCCCGCAGCCAACGCCGTACGTATCCTCTCGGAGCTGGACACCTCAGAACGCGAAATCGCCTACCGCAGCGGTCAGCGCTGGGTGCCGCGCCTCCAAAAAGTTGATATGGTCCATGCCGTCCGGCAGCCGGTGCCCTTCCAGACCGGGGGCGTGTACCTCCTGAGCGGCGGCTTGGGCGGGGTCGGGCTGGAAGTGGCGAAATATTTGCTCCAGACCTATCAAGCCCGCCTCTTGATCCTAGGGCGGTCTGCCCAGCCCGGTGAGCGCTTAAAAACCCTCCAGGGCTTGGGCGGGGAAGTCCGGTACGAGAAAGCGGACCTCTGCGACCTCCAGGCGGTGCAAGGAGCCGTGGCACGGGCGCGGGCACAGTGGGGCGAGTGCCACGGAGTCCTACATCTAGCGGGGGTCTATCAGGAAAATATGCTCCTCACCGAGACCCGAGCGGGCCTCCAAGCGGTTCTCCAGCCCAAACTTGTGGGTAGTTGGGTCTTGCATCAAGTCTTCAAAGACCAGCCCGACGCTCTGTTTATCAGCTTTTCTTCGGTCAGCGGGTTCTTTGGAGCGGCGACCCTCACAGCCTATGCAGCAGCCAATGGAGCCCAGGAAGCGTTTACCGCCTATCGGCAGGCTCTTGGGTATCACCAGAGCTACTGCTTGAGCTGGACTATCTGGGATGAACTGGGGATGAGCCAAGGCAACCCCCACAAAGAACTCGTTCAGGCGCGGGGCTTCCAGGTGCTCCCGCCCCGTCAGGCGGTGCATTCTCTGCTTGCGGCCTTGCGCACAGGTCAAACCAGCCTATGGATCGGGCTGGATGACAGCAAACCGGGGATTCGCCGCTACCTGGAGTCCAGAGACCATGCACTCCACAAGCTCGTCGCCTATTTCACTGCCCGCACTCCGCTCACCGTAGCAGCACTTCAGACCCTCTCAGTGTCCGACCTCTTCGGGCAACCGAGTAGCTGTGCGGGAGTCCAACTTGCCCAGATGCCCAAGACCGAGGCAGGGGTGATAGACCGCGAGCAGTTGCAGCGTCTGGGTCAGTCCCATCGGGTCATCACCCCGGAGCGGGTTGCCCCGCGCACCGACCTAGAGCGGCAGTTGGCCCGTCTCTGGCAGGATGTGCTGGGGGTAGCCCAGGTGAGCGTTTGGGATAACTTCTTTACGCTGGGCGGCAGTTCGCTGATGCTCACCCAACTCGTCTCGCGCATCCGAGACGCGTTCCAGGTAGACTTGCCCCTCCAGGTTCTCTTTAATAGCCCCACGCTGGCTGGAATGGCAAAACTGCTCCTCGCCCGCCAGCTCGAACGCCAAGACCAGTCCAAAGTCACCCAAATGCTGAAAGACCTCAAAAACCTCTCGCCCGAGCAGATCAAAGCGCTCCTTAAGGCAAAGGCTCAGCGATGA